A genome region from Haloarcula rubripromontorii includes the following:
- a CDS encoding anaerobic glycerol-3-phosphate dehydrogenase subunit C yields MSDAETPPETEFDPVAPNTGEEFEPVDVFPDSDDFDLRPGADSCYKCSTCDTNCPVAEVDDDFPGPKFQGPEQWRLKQSDDDHDIDDSVMDCSNCMRCDNACPSGVPLSQMHNTARGEYVSEQMDKLSVEYIRNRILANYRTSAFFASKVPRLANFAMNFGPARWVMEKTLGVTSERDFPEFARQTFREWWADRGGQVQSRENARAARKRRGLAEDADKKVAYFHGCYSNYNTPEVGKAMVRVYEEFGYEVVAPEQKCSGTPMFANGMLEDARRHAETNVSSMSELVDEGYHAIASCTSCSMALRQEYPELFDIDGIDKVAENTFEAVEYLRIHEDLKGEVQAADVDGELAEEFAYHAPCHSRNQGLDRQAVELFRDLDGAEIEDVGDSCSGISGTYGWKEEKYEKSMEIGEEMFEHMEHAEGETGMTECPTCAMQMEHGSGYEIRHPLELLEAALVE; encoded by the coding sequence ATGAGTGACGCTGAAACCCCACCAGAGACAGAGTTTGACCCGGTAGCACCGAATACAGGCGAGGAGTTCGAACCAGTTGATGTCTTCCCCGACAGCGACGACTTCGACCTCCGTCCCGGCGCGGACTCCTGTTATAAATGCTCGACCTGCGATACGAACTGCCCCGTCGCGGAGGTCGACGACGACTTCCCCGGCCCGAAGTTCCAGGGCCCCGAACAGTGGCGGCTCAAGCAGTCCGACGACGACCACGACATCGACGACTCGGTGATGGACTGCTCGAACTGCATGCGCTGTGACAACGCCTGTCCGTCTGGGGTCCCGCTCAGCCAGATGCACAACACCGCTCGCGGAGAGTACGTCAGCGAGCAGATGGACAAGCTCTCGGTCGAGTACATCCGCAACCGCATTCTGGCGAACTACCGCACCTCCGCGTTCTTCGCCAGCAAGGTCCCGCGGTTGGCCAACTTCGCCATGAACTTCGGACCGGCCCGCTGGGTCATGGAGAAGACGCTCGGCGTCACCAGCGAGCGCGACTTCCCCGAGTTCGCTCGGCAGACCTTCCGCGAGTGGTGGGCCGACCGCGGCGGCCAGGTCCAGTCCAGAGAGAACGCACGGGCCGCCCGGAAGCGACGTGGCCTCGCCGAGGACGCCGACAAGAAGGTCGCGTACTTCCACGGCTGTTACTCCAACTACAACACGCCGGAGGTCGGCAAGGCGATGGTCCGCGTCTACGAGGAGTTTGGCTACGAGGTCGTCGCGCCAGAACAGAAGTGCTCGGGGACGCCGATGTTCGCCAACGGGATGCTCGAAGACGCCCGCCGTCACGCCGAGACGAACGTCTCGTCGATGTCGGAACTCGTCGACGAAGGGTACCACGCCATCGCCTCCTGTACCTCGTGTTCGATGGCGCTGCGCCAGGAGTACCCCGAACTGTTCGACATCGACGGCATCGACAAGGTCGCCGAGAACACCTTCGAGGCCGTCGAGTACCTGCGCATCCACGAAGACCTCAAAGGTGAGGTGCAGGCGGCCGACGTGGACGGCGAACTCGCCGAGGAGTTCGCTTACCACGCTCCGTGTCACTCACGGAATCAGGGACTCGACCGCCAAGCCGTCGAACTGTTCCGCGACCTCGACGGCGCCGAAATCGAGGACGTGGGCGACTCCTGTTCTGGCATCTCGGGGACCTACGGCTGGAAAGAGGAAAAGTACGAGAAGTCGATGGAGATCGGCGAGGAGATGTTCGAGCACATGGAACACGCCGAAGGCGAAACCGGCATGACCGAGTGCCCGACCTGTGCGATGCAGATGGAACACGGGAGCGGCTACGAGATCCGGCATCCGCTCGAACTTCTCGAAGCCGCGCTGGTCGAGTAA
- a CDS encoding universal stress protein yields MALETVLLAVGPNDADRIDELADAVLDIASPAGATVIVAHVFTDDQYDGVVDRLEFESTGEADPDEVADRHTTVRELVSRFNDGGLSTQVRGAVGNHGEQIVNLAEATGSDLVVVGGRKRSPTGKAVFGSTAQEVMLNAPCPVTFVRGEE; encoded by the coding sequence ATGGCACTCGAAACCGTTCTTCTCGCAGTTGGACCGAACGACGCCGACCGAATCGACGAACTCGCTGATGCCGTACTTGATATCGCGAGCCCGGCCGGCGCGACGGTCATCGTTGCACACGTATTCACCGACGACCAGTACGACGGCGTCGTCGACAGGCTCGAATTCGAATCGACCGGCGAAGCCGACCCCGACGAAGTCGCCGACCGCCACACAACCGTCCGGGAACTCGTCTCCCGGTTCAACGACGGCGGTCTGTCGACGCAGGTCCGGGGTGCCGTGGGCAACCACGGCGAGCAGATCGTCAACCTCGCCGAAGCCACTGGCTCGGACCTTGTCGTCGTCGGCGGCCGCAAGCGCTCACCGACCGGGAAGGCCGTCTTCGGCTCCACCGCACAGGAAGTCATGCTGAACGCGCCGTGCCCGGTCACGTTCGTCCGCGGCGAGGAGTAG
- the ppc gene encoding phosphoenolpyruvate carboxylase: MTLHAREINQDVRELGALLGEVLEAQTSTEAFETVETIRNSCIDYRRGDAETRDEVHRALNRLNPETQDIVARAFTTYFELINLAEERERVREIREGSQEGVLADSVEEAVRDLAERGADPAEFEQVLEDVLIQPTFTAHPTEARRKTVKAKLRSVARDIERLDERRLTEREQKRIERNLDAEVTSLWQTPQVRDRRPEVTDEALNVQWYLENVLFDVIDEVYDELEHTLEDVYDEDIDIDTLYEFRSWAGSDRDGNPFVTTEVTEETLERQRETVLPLYRNKLKELSGVLSQDASNIATDALFNERLDRHKSRLPGIAAEAEERYPDEPYRQKLRLMRESVIRVSDVRQGGYENEEELLTDLRVIADSLRENDAEVIAEAHVDPLIRKVETFGFTLASLDLRDHRKMHTDAIAEAVDRQGIDYAAMDEDERVEFLTEAILQDNTVIDMEDTEGLSEDATRVLDRFRATADWQNEFGIDAIDTYAISWCEEPSHALEVLFLADQVDIVDLPGYCGFDVVPLLESEYALSGARRIMGTLFENEAYSQALEARDNIQEIMLGYSDSNKENGFLAANWSLYNNQKRLADITDDYDVEMRLFHGRGGSISRGGGPMNDAMLALPNETVTGQIKFTEQGEAIAEKYANHDIAERNLEQMLNAQIRARQNAIEEPVEEIPDEWEDAMETAADAAREEYQDLLETDGFVEFFEQATPITVIENLNMGSRPASRSEDRSVEDLRAIPWVFSWTQARCIIPGWYSISTGLDAYLENGGDMETLQEMYENWPFFRTKLDNASLALARTDLGIAEEYADLADPELRERIYPRLVEEYEDTVEKVLEITGQDGLLSRDWLKENLERRNPYVDPLNLLQVRLLKQSHRTETERRTLRLTVQGIAAGMKNTG; the protein is encoded by the coding sequence ATGACTTTGCACGCCAGAGAGATAAACCAGGACGTACGGGAGCTGGGTGCGCTCCTGGGCGAAGTGCTGGAGGCACAGACCTCGACCGAGGCGTTTGAAACGGTGGAAACGATCCGGAACTCGTGTATCGACTACCGACGCGGGGACGCCGAGACGCGGGACGAGGTCCACCGGGCACTGAACCGACTGAACCCGGAGACGCAGGATATTGTCGCCCGAGCGTTTACCACCTATTTCGAACTTATCAATCTCGCTGAGGAGCGCGAGCGGGTCCGCGAAATTCGAGAAGGTAGTCAGGAAGGCGTGCTGGCAGACAGCGTCGAGGAAGCCGTCCGGGACCTGGCCGAACGCGGCGCGGACCCGGCGGAGTTCGAACAGGTCCTCGAAGACGTACTCATTCAGCCGACGTTCACGGCCCATCCGACCGAGGCCCGCCGGAAGACGGTGAAGGCGAAACTCCGGTCAGTGGCCCGTGACATCGAACGACTCGACGAGCGGCGACTCACCGAACGCGAACAGAAGCGTATCGAGCGGAATCTCGACGCCGAAGTGACGAGCCTCTGGCAGACCCCGCAGGTCCGGGACCGCCGGCCGGAGGTCACCGACGAGGCGCTGAACGTCCAGTGGTATCTCGAGAACGTCCTGTTCGACGTCATCGACGAAGTGTACGACGAACTCGAACACACGCTCGAAGACGTGTACGACGAAGACATCGATATCGACACCCTCTACGAGTTCCGCTCGTGGGCCGGCTCCGACCGTGACGGCAACCCGTTTGTCACCACCGAGGTGACCGAGGAGACCCTAGAGCGTCAGCGCGAGACCGTCCTGCCGCTGTATCGCAATAAGCTCAAGGAACTCTCCGGCGTGCTCAGCCAAGACGCCTCGAACATCGCGACCGACGCGCTGTTCAACGAGCGGCTGGACCGTCACAAGTCTCGGCTCCCCGGTATCGCCGCGGAGGCTGAGGAACGCTATCCAGACGAACCCTACCGCCAGAAGCTCCGGCTGATGCGCGAATCCGTCATCCGGGTCAGCGACGTTCGTCAGGGCGGCTACGAGAACGAGGAGGAACTGCTGACCGACCTCCGCGTCATCGCTGACAGCCTCCGGGAGAACGACGCCGAGGTCATCGCCGAGGCCCACGTCGACCCGCTGATCCGCAAAGTCGAGACGTTCGGCTTCACACTCGCTAGCCTCGACCTGCGCGACCACCGGAAGATGCACACCGACGCCATCGCCGAGGCTGTCGACCGGCAAGGCATCGATTACGCGGCGATGGACGAGGACGAGCGCGTCGAGTTCCTGACCGAGGCCATCCTGCAGGATAACACTGTTATCGATATGGAGGACACTGAGGGCCTCTCAGAGGACGCGACGCGAGTCCTCGACCGGTTCCGCGCGACCGCCGACTGGCAAAACGAGTTCGGTATCGACGCTATCGACACCTACGCTATTTCGTGGTGTGAGGAGCCCAGCCACGCCCTGGAAGTGCTGTTCCTCGCTGATCAAGTCGATATCGTCGACCTGCCCGGCTACTGTGGGTTCGACGTGGTGCCGCTGCTGGAATCGGAGTACGCGCTCTCCGGCGCCCGCCGCATCATGGGCACGCTGTTCGAGAACGAGGCCTACTCTCAGGCACTGGAGGCCCGGGACAATATTCAGGAGATCATGCTGGGCTACTCCGACTCGAACAAGGAGAACGGCTTCCTCGCCGCCAACTGGTCGCTGTACAACAATCAGAAGCGACTGGCAGACATTACCGATGATTATGACGTGGAGATGCGCCTGTTCCACGGCCGCGGCGGCTCCATCTCCCGCGGTGGCGGCCCGATGAACGACGCCATGCTGGCCCTGCCAAACGAGACGGTGACCGGCCAGATCAAGTTTACCGAGCAGGGCGAGGCCATCGCCGAGAAGTACGCCAACCACGACATCGCCGAGCGAAACCTCGAACAGATGCTCAACGCCCAGATTCGGGCGCGGCAAAACGCTATCGAGGAGCCTGTCGAGGAGATCCCCGACGAGTGGGAGGACGCGATGGAGACGGCGGCCGACGCCGCCCGCGAGGAATACCAGGACCTGCTTGAGACCGACGGCTTCGTCGAGTTCTTCGAGCAGGCGACGCCGATTACCGTCATCGAGAACCTCAACATGGGCTCGCGGCCGGCTTCCCGAAGCGAGGACCGCAGCGTCGAGGACCTCCGGGCCATCCCGTGGGTGTTCTCCTGGACGCAGGCCCGCTGTATCATCCCCGGCTGGTACTCCATCTCGACCGGACTGGACGCCTACCTCGAAAACGGCGGCGATATGGAAACGCTACAGGAGATGTACGAGAACTGGCCGTTCTTCCGGACGAAACTCGACAACGCGTCGCTGGCACTCGCCCGTACCGACCTCGGAATAGCCGAGGAGTACGCCGACCTCGCCGACCCCGAACTCCGCGAGCGCATCTACCCGCGTCTCGTCGAGGAGTACGAGGACACCGTCGAAAAGGTGCTCGAAATCACCGGGCAGGACGGCCTGCTTTCGCGGGACTGGCTCAAGGAGAACCTCGAGCGCCGGAACCCGTACGTCGACCCGCTGAACCTGTTGCAGGTCCGCCTGCTCAAGCAGTCCCACCGGACCGAGACCGAGCGCCGGACCCTGCGGCTAACCGTCCAGGGCATCGCGGCCGGGATGAAAAACACCGGGTAA
- a CDS encoding helix-turn-helix domain-containing protein has translation MIDIALDMEQYDCPFIDTTADHDVAFAAVHWDFDQRARELETRMVVEAEDAGILDMGLDSLQAHQNMNDCALLRREGNAAHIRTTIEETAAMQTIRDNGGYITGPFHIEAGSETWHVGFDRGRDADTTLSELDRDNEYDVIERTSTTLPQLQDLVQNAGAAMTLVDGCRDLSDTERETLETAVSEGYFESPRDATLGSLAEDFGVSKPAVSKNLRRGERKLIQRVVEALDEIED, from the coding sequence ATGATAGATATCGCTCTGGACATGGAGCAGTACGACTGCCCCTTCATCGACACGACGGCAGACCACGATGTCGCCTTTGCAGCGGTACACTGGGACTTCGACCAGCGTGCGCGGGAGTTGGAGACGCGGATGGTCGTTGAAGCCGAGGACGCGGGGATACTCGATATGGGGCTTGACAGCCTGCAGGCTCACCAGAACATGAACGACTGTGCCCTGTTGCGCCGCGAGGGCAACGCCGCCCACATCAGGACAACCATCGAGGAGACGGCGGCGATGCAGACCATCAGGGACAACGGTGGCTACATCACCGGGCCATTCCACATCGAGGCGGGCAGCGAGACCTGGCACGTCGGCTTCGACCGCGGCCGGGACGCCGACACGACGCTCTCAGAACTCGACCGCGACAACGAGTACGACGTGATCGAGCGCACGTCGACGACGCTCCCGCAGCTACAGGACCTTGTGCAGAACGCCGGCGCGGCGATGACACTTGTGGACGGCTGTCGTGACCTCTCTGACACCGAACGCGAGACGCTGGAAACCGCCGTCTCCGAGGGGTACTTCGAGTCCCCACGGGACGCCACGCTGGGGTCGCTGGCCGAAGACTTCGGCGTGTCCAAACCCGCCGTCTCGAAGAACCTCCGGCGCGGTGAGCGCAAGCTGATCCAGCGCGTCGTCGAAGCGTTGGACGAGATCGAGGACTGA
- a CDS encoding cupin domain-containing protein has protein sequence MPSQITGRPLDDAGAPTTGPALEIDPEGRAMELFSESPHALASSPGMGMWSTILRYPESGANRTPAMLVWLGPEATTLPAHVHTSSTETFQSVEGELTVVVDDCPKRLATGEELTVDPGDPHYFRNDTDDFVAFQVEVPWKKTIDTQYMVAGLDHEGYLGADDEYGEPDFVQGLLLAEYVKAGTRITIAPQIVQQLLWASIGRVARLTGRRAMDERYLRDQFWESNVEQPDI, from the coding sequence ATGCCCTCTCAGATTACAGGCCGACCACTTGACGACGCCGGAGCGCCGACCACGGGGCCGGCGCTCGAAATTGACCCGGAAGGGCGTGCTATGGAACTGTTTTCGGAGTCCCCCCATGCACTCGCATCAAGTCCGGGCATGGGAATGTGGTCGACAATACTGCGGTACCCGGAATCAGGCGCGAACCGCACTCCCGCCATGCTTGTCTGGCTTGGTCCAGAGGCCACGACACTGCCGGCGCACGTACATACGAGCAGTACAGAGACGTTTCAGTCGGTCGAAGGTGAACTGACTGTTGTCGTTGATGATTGTCCCAAGCGCCTCGCTACCGGAGAGGAACTCACGGTCGACCCGGGAGACCCACACTACTTTAGAAACGATACTGACGATTTTGTTGCCTTCCAGGTGGAAGTCCCGTGGAAGAAGACAATCGACACGCAGTACATGGTTGCAGGACTCGATCACGAGGGATATCTCGGAGCTGATGACGAATACGGCGAACCCGATTTCGTTCAGGGACTGTTGCTGGCCGAGTACGTCAAAGCCGGGACACGGATTACCATTGCGCCACAGATCGTTCAGCAGTTACTCTGGGCTTCTATCGGCCGAGTCGCACGCCTGACTGGTCGTAGGGCGATGGACGAACGGTACTTACGCGACCAGTTCTGGGAATCGAATGTCGAGCAACCAGATATTTGA
- a CDS encoding ABC transporter substrate-binding protein has protein sequence MQNTATRRRVLGALGAGVVGLSGCVSDDSSMTEQDDSDGGTTDSGTNGESGGSGSAQTVTIGVLQPRAGDLKYYGDQALWGFLSGLAYKGGTEPPTDAGSGEITVTAGDTEYRLLVRDTEFSADTAQTAATNLVENESVDLLAGCTSSAAASRVVTTVVNQAQVPIMLGPAASADITSNSDTCSDLVYRASENTAMDARSGGKYVARETDVSSVYLFGADYSFGRAVVNNYRDVLEAEGVDIVGERFVEQGYAEWDGLLDNAEEAGAEGVVGGFTVATLPAMFNAFLSGEYSYRVFGGFATRITNSVVGGTMQSVLGEPLTEEKIRNSRLGPFTTRYHWNQYDNPINDAFVERYTTAYGVVPDLFSAGTFTGASAIHQAIQESGSTEGADIADALKGMTVTDTPKGENGYSFQSYNNQARSAMTVANPIPTTDEWADNWGAAIMPGEPLARISADETTIPKDSDQMGCSL, from the coding sequence ATGCAGAATACGGCTACACGGAGGCGCGTTCTCGGCGCGCTCGGTGCCGGTGTTGTCGGACTCAGCGGCTGTGTCAGTGACGACTCATCCATGACTGAACAGGACGATTCGGACGGCGGGACGACGGACAGCGGCACGAACGGCGAATCGGGCGGCAGTGGCTCGGCACAGACAGTTACCATCGGGGTCCTTCAGCCCCGGGCTGGGGACCTGAAATACTACGGCGACCAGGCGCTGTGGGGGTTCCTCTCCGGACTGGCGTACAAGGGCGGGACGGAGCCGCCGACAGACGCCGGGAGCGGCGAGATAACGGTCACCGCCGGGGACACGGAGTACCGGCTGCTGGTACGGGACACGGAGTTCTCGGCGGACACGGCCCAGACAGCGGCGACGAACCTCGTCGAGAACGAGAGTGTGGACCTGCTCGCGGGCTGTACGTCCTCGGCGGCGGCCAGCCGGGTCGTCACGACGGTCGTCAATCAGGCCCAGGTCCCCATCATGCTCGGCCCGGCGGCGTCGGCCGACATCACATCGAATTCGGATACCTGTAGCGACCTCGTCTACCGGGCCAGCGAGAACACCGCGATGGACGCCCGCTCGGGCGGGAAGTACGTCGCCAGAGAGACGGACGTGTCGAGCGTCTACCTGTTCGGCGCGGACTACAGCTTCGGCCGCGCAGTCGTCAACAACTACCGGGACGTGCTCGAAGCCGAGGGCGTCGACATCGTCGGTGAGCGCTTCGTCGAACAGGGCTACGCCGAGTGGGACGGCCTGCTAGACAACGCCGAGGAAGCCGGGGCCGAGGGTGTCGTCGGCGGGTTCACCGTCGCCACCCTCCCGGCGATGTTCAACGCCTTCCTCTCGGGTGAGTATTCCTATCGGGTGTTTGGCGGCTTCGCCACCCGAATCACCAACAGCGTCGTCGGCGGGACGATGCAAAGCGTACTCGGCGAACCGCTGACCGAGGAGAAGATACGGAATTCACGGCTGGGACCGTTCACGACCCGCTACCACTGGAACCAGTATGACAATCCGATCAACGACGCGTTCGTCGAGCGGTACACCACTGCTTACGGCGTTGTTCCGGACCTGTTCTCGGCGGGGACGTTCACGGGCGCGTCGGCGATTCACCAGGCCATCCAGGAGAGCGGATCGACCGAGGGTGCGGACATCGCCGATGCCCTGAAGGGGATGACCGTCACCGACACGCCGAAAGGCGAGAACGGCTACAGTTTCCAGTCGTACAACAACCAGGCGCGGTCGGCGATGACCGTCGCCAACCCGATTCCGACGACCGACGAGTGGGCCGACAACTGGGGCGCGGCCATCATGCCCGGCGAACCGCTGGCCCGCATCAGCGCCGACGAGACGACCATCCCGAAGGACAGCGACCAGATGGGCTGTTCACTGTAG
- a CDS encoding ABC transporter ATP-binding protein gives MLRTQGLTREFGGLTAVDSVDFELDTELCSLIGPNGAGKTTFFNLLTGTLSPTEGTVELRRDGQWEDITDASPHETASKGLHRSYQVTNVFPNSTVLENVRVAEQAHSDAATTFWRNVDHYDEFTERAHELLDRVGLAHRAEDLASTLSHGAKRKLEVAIALAGDPAVLLLDEPNAGVSSESVDEIRDLIEAVAEDYPVLLVEHNMDIVMGVSDRVVVLHQGAVIADGPPAEVRANPDVQSAYLGGYEPGSLDDGTTTGSDTDAGEGTA, from the coding sequence ATGCTCAGAACACAGGGACTGACAAGAGAGTTCGGGGGACTCACTGCCGTCGACAGCGTCGACTTCGAACTCGACACCGAACTCTGCTCGCTCATCGGCCCGAACGGGGCCGGCAAGACGACGTTCTTCAATCTGCTGACCGGGACCCTCTCGCCCACCGAGGGGACGGTCGAACTCCGACGTGACGGACAGTGGGAGGATATCACCGACGCGTCGCCCCACGAGACGGCCAGCAAGGGTCTCCACCGCTCCTATCAGGTGACGAACGTCTTCCCCAACAGCACGGTCTTGGAGAACGTCCGGGTCGCTGAACAGGCCCACAGTGACGCCGCCACGACGTTCTGGCGAAACGTCGACCACTACGACGAGTTCACCGAGCGTGCCCACGAGCTGCTTGACCGGGTCGGGCTCGCCCATCGGGCCGAGGACCTCGCAAGCACGCTGAGCCACGGCGCAAAGCGCAAGCTCGAAGTCGCCATCGCGCTGGCCGGCGACCCCGCCGTACTCCTGCTCGACGAGCCAAACGCCGGCGTCTCTTCGGAGAGTGTCGACGAAATCCGGGACCTCATCGAAGCGGTGGCGGAGGACTACCCGGTCCTGCTGGTCGAGCACAACATGGACATCGTGATGGGCGTCTCCGACCGCGTTGTCGTCCTGCACCAGGGGGCGGTCATCGCAGACGGGCCACCAGCAGAGGTGCGGGCTAACCCCGACGTACAGTCGGCGTACCTCGGCGGCTACGAGCCGGGCAGTCTGGACGACGGCACGACGACCGGGTCCGATACGGACGCGGGGGAGGGGACGGCGTGA
- a CDS encoding ABC transporter ATP-binding protein, producing the protein MSLLELNGVHTYYGDSHILEGVDLSVEAGEVVALAGRNGVGKTTTLRTILQLTPPREGSITFRDESLVGLETHEVAERGLGWIPEDRRMFSQLTVEENLRAAIPDPDDVGDGLRLAFESFPILEERRGQDAGTLSGGQQQMLAIARGLVGDNDLLLVDEPSEGLAPQIVADVAEALSNASEDVTMLLVEQNLPLALDLADRFYILDKGRVVDDGETAAVTADDERFRRYLSA; encoded by the coding sequence GTGAGCCTGCTCGAACTGAACGGCGTCCACACCTACTACGGCGACAGCCACATCCTCGAAGGCGTCGACCTCTCCGTCGAGGCGGGGGAAGTGGTCGCGCTCGCCGGCCGCAACGGCGTGGGCAAGACCACCACACTCCGGACGATTCTGCAACTGACCCCGCCCCGCGAGGGGTCGATTACCTTCCGCGACGAGTCGCTGGTCGGCCTGGAGACACACGAAGTCGCCGAGCGCGGACTGGGATGGATTCCGGAGGACCGTCGGATGTTCAGCCAGCTCACGGTCGAGGAAAACCTCCGGGCGGCGATTCCTGACCCCGACGACGTGGGTGACGGCCTCCGGCTGGCCTTCGAGTCGTTCCCTATCCTCGAAGAGCGGCGGGGTCAGGACGCCGGCACCCTGTCGGGCGGGCAACAGCAGATGCTCGCCATCGCCCGCGGGCTGGTCGGCGACAACGACCTCCTGCTGGTCGACGAGCCGAGCGAGGGGCTGGCCCCCCAAATCGTCGCCGACGTGGCCGAGGCGCTGTCGAACGCGAGCGAGGACGTGACGATGCTGCTGGTCGAACAGAACCTCCCCTTAGCGCTTGACCTGGCCGACCGGTTCTACATCCTCGACAAAGGCCGTGTCGTCGATGACGGCGAGACGGCAGCGGTGACGGCCGACGACGAACGGTTCAGGAGGTATCTGTCGGCATGA
- a CDS encoding branched-chain amino acid ABC transporter permease: MIVEALAEFLTLGELGGVIVNGLAKSALYVMIASGLTLIFGLMGVLNFAHGSLTMVGAYLGGLLMVVTVTGGTAPLTRLGLFFVAIVVVFALLTVLGGAIETTIIRPLYDRPPIYQILLTFGLTLVIEELVRIVLGVYDLQPLSDWQAALATKPQFLREPVALGPVSAGWMSLFQILLGMITVVGIWAFLTKTRYGLYIRAGSEDAEMASALGIDVRQVFTVVFALGIGLAGVAGTLLMWDPTWGASVPLAAETLLPAFIVVIVGGLGTFRGTVAAALVVGMADAVTTWWFQNAIQFTGLPELVLFLVLVVTLIVRPQGLFGVEEVGGH, encoded by the coding sequence ATGATCGTCGAAGCCCTCGCGGAGTTTCTGACGCTCGGCGAACTCGGCGGCGTCATCGTCAATGGCCTCGCCAAGTCGGCGCTGTACGTCATGATAGCAAGCGGCCTCACACTCATCTTCGGCCTCATGGGCGTGCTGAACTTCGCGCACGGGTCGCTGACGATGGTCGGCGCATATCTCGGCGGCCTCCTGATGGTCGTCACGGTCACCGGCGGGACAGCGCCGCTGACCCGCCTCGGTCTGTTCTTCGTCGCCATCGTCGTCGTGTTCGCGCTGTTGACGGTGCTTGGCGGGGCCATCGAGACGACTATCATCCGGCCGCTGTACGACCGGCCGCCGATATACCAGATCCTGCTGACGTTCGGCTTGACACTCGTCATTGAGGAGCTCGTCCGTATCGTGCTGGGTGTCTATGACCTCCAGCCGCTGTCGGACTGGCAGGCCGCCCTAGCGACCAAGCCGCAGTTCCTCCGGGAACCGGTCGCCCTCGGTCCCGTCAGCGCCGGCTGGATGTCGCTGTTCCAGATACTCCTCGGAATGATCACGGTGGTCGGCATCTGGGCGTTCCTTACGAAGACCCGGTACGGCCTGTACATCCGGGCCGGGAGCGAAGACGCGGAGATGGCGTCGGCGCTCGGCATCGACGTGCGCCAGGTGTTCACCGTCGTCTTTGCGCTCGGTATCGGGCTGGCCGGCGTGGCCGGCACGCTCCTGATGTGGGACCCGACGTGGGGCGCGAGCGTCCCGCTCGCGGCCGAGACGCTGTTGCCGGCGTTCATCGTCGTCATCGTCGGCGGCCTCGGGACGTTCCGGGGCACCGTCGCCGCCGCCCTCGTGGTGGGGATGGCCGACGCGGTGACGACCTGGTGGTTCCAGAACGCCATCCAGTTCACCGGCCTGCCGGAACTCGTGCTGTTTCTGGTCCTCGTGGTGACGCTTATCGTCCGCCCGCAGGGCCTGTTCGGCGTCGAGGAGGTGGGGGGCCATTAG